A genomic region of Anas acuta chromosome 1, bAnaAcu1.1, whole genome shotgun sequence contains the following coding sequences:
- the LOC137855247 gene encoding phosphoenolpyruvate carboxykinase [GTP], mitochondrial-like, with protein sequence MHPNFPKTPQKAKAVVQLTDSPYVVASMRIMTCVGHQIFPSRPPGTSSAASTPSAGPCPCENPLSTGGPATPRRTLVAHVPAERRIASFSSGYRGNSLLGKKCFALHIASRMARDEGWLAEHMLILGVTSPSGRKRYMSAAFPSACGKTNLAMMTPALPGWRIHCVGDDIAWMKFDAEGHLRAINTERGFFRVALGTSAKTNPNAMATIACNTIFTNVGHTSDSGVYWEVLDQSLPSGVTLTSWLGQLWSPGDTQPCAHPNSCFCTPAHQCSSAAMAGGAWGARWRLPRAVPCSPAISRGHPPCWLSVLFTSAQL encoded by the exons atgcacccaaacttccccaaaaccccccaaaaggCCAAGGCAGTCGTGCAGCTCACCGACTCGCCCTACGTCGTGGCCTCCATGCGCATCATGACCTGTGTGGGCCACCAGATCTTCCCCTCGCGGCCACCGGGGACTTCGTCCGCTGCCTCCACTCCGTCGGCCGGCCCCTGCCCCTGCGAG aaccCCTTGTCAACGGGTGGCCCTGCGACCCCGAGGCGCACCCTGGTGGCCCACGTCCCCGCCGAGCGCCGCATTGCGTCCTTCAGCAGCGGCTACAGGGGCAACTCGCTGCTGGGCAAGAAGTGCTTTGCCCTGCACATTGCCTCCCGCATGGCCCGCGACGAGGGCTGGCTGGCCGAGCACATGCTG aTTTTGGGAGTGACTTCCCCCAGCGGCCGGAAGCGTTATATGTCTGCCGCCTTCCCCAGCGCCTGCGGCAAGACCAACTTGGCCATGATGACCCCGGCCCTACCCGGCTGGCGCATCCACTGCGTGGGCGACGACATCGCCTGGATGAAGTTTGACGCTGAAG GTCACCTCCGGGCCATCAACACCGAACGCGGCTTTTTCAGGGTGGCCCTGGGGACCTCGGCCAAGACCAACCCCAACGCCATGGCCACCATCGCCTGCAACACCATCTTCACCAACGTCGGCCACACCAGTGACAGCGGCGTCTACTGGGAGGTCCTCGACCAATCCCTGCCCTCCGGCGTCACCCTCACCTCCTGGTTGGGCCAACTGTGGTCCCCCG GAGATACTCAACCCTGCGCCCACCCCAACTCCTGCTTCTGCACGCCGGCCCACCAGTGTTCCTCTGCAGCCATGGCTGGAGGAGCGTGGGGAGCACGGTGGcgcctgcccagggctgtgccctgtTCCCCAGCCATCTCCCGGGGGCACCCACCCTGCTGGCTGTCCGTACTATTCACCAGTGCACAGTTGTAG
- the LOC137855579 gene encoding erythroblast NAD(P)(+)--arginine ADP-ribosyltransferase-like isoform X1, with the protein MEQLALGWVLLASTLFGTAATGSRRDLEAIKEVAMDMVLSSFDDQYQGCSRMMEKELEELNRTEFANPDYAEGWRGAVMEWRNRWGRATRPQALRQEQAVAVLAYTAERGLYKQFNTAVREGGRSREHYLQSFPFKTLHFLLTKALHTLQEAQGHSCLRVYRGIKGTRFTAQLRQTVRFGQFTSASLQKKVAESFGQDTFFFLDTCYSVPIKNFSFYPGEDEVLIPPYEVFKVTNFTRVRDGNFIHLHSQTALSTYNCEFVKGTGRQQEKRCKAQPCVFSSGRSSPREPPHLWSLLLAAAALAAVGRL; encoded by the exons ATGGAGCAGCTCgccctgggctgggtgctgctggccagcacCCTGTTTGGCACCGCAGCCACTGGCAGCAGGCGAGACCTCGAGGCCATCAAGGAGGTGGCGATGGACATGGTCCTCAGCTCCTTTGACGACCAGTACCAGGGCTGCAGCCGCATGatggagaaggagctggaggagctgaaccGCACCGAGTTCGCCAACCCTGACTACGCGGAGGGCTGGAGGGGTGCAGTGATGGAGTGGAGGAATCGATGGGGCCGTGCCACCCGCCCGCAGGCGCTGCGGCAGGAGCAGGCGGTGGCCGTGCTGGCGTACACCGCCGAGAGGGGACTCTACAAGCAGTTCAACACCGCCGTGCGCGAGGGCGGGCGCTCCCGCGAGCACTACCTCCAGTCCTTCCCCTTCAAGACGCTGCATTTCCTCCTGACCAAGGCCCTACACACCCTGCAGGAAGCCCAGGGCCACAGCTGCCTCCGCGTCTACCGCGGCATCAAAGGCACCCGCTTCACAGCCCAGCTCCGCCAGACCGTCCGCTTTGGCCAGTTCACCTCCGCCTCCCTCCAGAAGAAGGTTGCTGAGTCCTTTGGCCAGGACACCTTCTTCTTTTTGGATACCTGCTACAGCGTCCCCATCAAGAACTTCTCCTTCTACCCTGGTGAGGATGAAGTCCTCATCCCACCCTATGAGGTCTTCAAGGTCACCAACTTCACCCGTGTCAGAGACGGAAACTTCATCCATCTCCACTCCCAGACTGCGCTCAGCACCTACAACTGCGAGTTTGTGAAGGGTacgggcaggcagcagg AGAAAAGGTGCAAGGCCCAGCCGTGTGTCTTCAGCTCAG GCAGGAGCAGTCCCAGGGAACCCCCACACCTCTGGAGTCTCCTCTTGGCAGCCGCAGCCCTGGCAGCCGTGGGACGCCTCTAA
- the LOC137855579 gene encoding erythroblast NAD(P)(+)--arginine ADP-ribosyltransferase-like isoform X3, with the protein MEQLALGWVLLASTLFGTAATGSRRDLEAIKEVAMDMVLSSFDDQYQGCSRMMEKELEELNRTEFANPDYAEGWRGAVMEWRNRWGRATRPQALRQEQAVAVLAYTAERGLYKQFNTAVREGGRSREHYLQSFPFKTLHFLLTKALHTLQEAQGHSCLRVYRGIKGTRFTAQLRQTVRFGQFTSASLQKKVAESFGQDTFFFLDTCYSVPIKNFSFYPGEDEVLIPPYEVFKVTNFTRVRDGNFIHLHSQTALSTYNCEFVKGRSSPREPPHLWSLLLAAAALAAVGRL; encoded by the exons ATGGAGCAGCTCgccctgggctgggtgctgctggccagcacCCTGTTTGGCACCGCAGCCACTGGCAGCAGGCGAGACCTCGAGGCCATCAAGGAGGTGGCGATGGACATGGTCCTCAGCTCCTTTGACGACCAGTACCAGGGCTGCAGCCGCATGatggagaaggagctggaggagctgaaccGCACCGAGTTCGCCAACCCTGACTACGCGGAGGGCTGGAGGGGTGCAGTGATGGAGTGGAGGAATCGATGGGGCCGTGCCACCCGCCCGCAGGCGCTGCGGCAGGAGCAGGCGGTGGCCGTGCTGGCGTACACCGCCGAGAGGGGACTCTACAAGCAGTTCAACACCGCCGTGCGCGAGGGCGGGCGCTCCCGCGAGCACTACCTCCAGTCCTTCCCCTTCAAGACGCTGCATTTCCTCCTGACCAAGGCCCTACACACCCTGCAGGAAGCCCAGGGCCACAGCTGCCTCCGCGTCTACCGCGGCATCAAAGGCACCCGCTTCACAGCCCAGCTCCGCCAGACCGTCCGCTTTGGCCAGTTCACCTCCGCCTCCCTCCAGAAGAAGGTTGCTGAGTCCTTTGGCCAGGACACCTTCTTCTTTTTGGATACCTGCTACAGCGTCCCCATCAAGAACTTCTCCTTCTACCCTGGTGAGGATGAAGTCCTCATCCCACCCTATGAGGTCTTCAAGGTCACCAACTTCACCCGTGTCAGAGACGGAAACTTCATCCATCTCCACTCCCAGACTGCGCTCAGCACCTACAACTGCGAGTTTGTGAAGG GCAGGAGCAGTCCCAGGGAACCCCCACACCTCTGGAGTCTCCTCTTGGCAGCCGCAGCCCTGGCAGCCGTGGGACGCCTCTAA
- the LOC137855579 gene encoding erythroblast NAD(P)(+)--arginine ADP-ribosyltransferase-like isoform X2 codes for MEQLALGWVLLASTLFGTAATGSRRDLEAIKEVAMDMVLSSFDDQYQGCSRMMEKELEELNRTEFANPDYAEGWRGAVMEWRNRWGRATRPQALRQEQAVAVLAYTAERGLYKQFNTAVREGGRSREHYLQSFPFKTLHFLLTKALHTLQEAQGHSCLRVYRGIKGTRFTAQLRQTVRFGQFTSASLQKKVAESFGQDTFFFLDTCYSVPIKNFSFYPGEDEVLIPPYEVFKVTNFTRVRDGNFIHLHSQTALSTYNCEFVKEKRCKAQPCVFSSGRSSPREPPHLWSLLLAAAALAAVGRL; via the exons ATGGAGCAGCTCgccctgggctgggtgctgctggccagcacCCTGTTTGGCACCGCAGCCACTGGCAGCAGGCGAGACCTCGAGGCCATCAAGGAGGTGGCGATGGACATGGTCCTCAGCTCCTTTGACGACCAGTACCAGGGCTGCAGCCGCATGatggagaaggagctggaggagctgaaccGCACCGAGTTCGCCAACCCTGACTACGCGGAGGGCTGGAGGGGTGCAGTGATGGAGTGGAGGAATCGATGGGGCCGTGCCACCCGCCCGCAGGCGCTGCGGCAGGAGCAGGCGGTGGCCGTGCTGGCGTACACCGCCGAGAGGGGACTCTACAAGCAGTTCAACACCGCCGTGCGCGAGGGCGGGCGCTCCCGCGAGCACTACCTCCAGTCCTTCCCCTTCAAGACGCTGCATTTCCTCCTGACCAAGGCCCTACACACCCTGCAGGAAGCCCAGGGCCACAGCTGCCTCCGCGTCTACCGCGGCATCAAAGGCACCCGCTTCACAGCCCAGCTCCGCCAGACCGTCCGCTTTGGCCAGTTCACCTCCGCCTCCCTCCAGAAGAAGGTTGCTGAGTCCTTTGGCCAGGACACCTTCTTCTTTTTGGATACCTGCTACAGCGTCCCCATCAAGAACTTCTCCTTCTACCCTGGTGAGGATGAAGTCCTCATCCCACCCTATGAGGTCTTCAAGGTCACCAACTTCACCCGTGTCAGAGACGGAAACTTCATCCATCTCCACTCCCAGACTGCGCTCAGCACCTACAACTGCGAGTTTGTGAAGG AGAAAAGGTGCAAGGCCCAGCCGTGTGTCTTCAGCTCAG GCAGGAGCAGTCCCAGGGAACCCCCACACCTCTGGAGTCTCCTCTTGGCAGCCGCAGCCCTGGCAGCCGTGGGACGCCTCTAA
- the IL18BP gene encoding interleukin-18-binding protein: MAPCARSDAPPGLRAPLLLLPLLCWAVAPRSTATTALQPPRITALRMPAEPPRLGCSVKISCEAVSSLPEVTLLYWLGNGSFIEKLHPDGAVHEGMLLEEPRGSGVVLRRDLLFSSFSARDLRTNFTCVVLSPVGLDTRELRWGPPQPAPTESRELG, translated from the exons ATGGCTCCGTGCGCCCGCTCCGACG ccccccccgggctccgtgcccccctcctgctgctgccgctgctctGCTGGGCCGTGGCCCCCCGCAGCACAG CAACCacggccctgcagcccccccgcaTCACCGCCCTGCGGatgccagcagagcccccccgcCTGG gctgcagtgtgaaGATCTCCTGCGAGGCCGTGAGCAGCCTCCCCGAGGTCACGCTGCTCTACTGGCTGGGGAACGGCTCCTTCATCGAAAAGCTGCACCCGGACGGGGCCGTGCACGAGGGGATGCTGCT AGAGGAGCCGCGGGGCTCAGGGGTGGTCCTGCGCCGAGACCTCCTCTTCAGCTCCTTCAGCGCCCGGGACCTGCGCACCAACTTCACCtgcgtggtgctgagccccgTCGGCCTCGACACCAGGGAGCTGCGGTGGGGACCCCCGCAGCCGGCCCCCACCGAGAGCAGGGAACTGGGCTGA
- the RNF121 gene encoding E3 ubiquitin ligase RNF121 isoform X2, with product MAAVLEVEVGGPGERDGEEVDLSHLSPEERWRVEHARMHAKHRGHEAMHAEMVLILIATLVVAQLLLVQWKQRHPRSYNMVTLFQMWVVPLYFTVKLYWWRFLVIWVLFSAVTAFVTFRATRKPLVQTTPRLVYKWFLLIYKISYATGIVGYMAVMFTLFGLNLLFRIKPEDAMDFGISLLFYGLYYGVLERDFAEMCADYMASTIGFYSASGMPTKHLSDSVCAVCGQQIFVDVNEEGIIENTYRLSCNHVFHEFCIRGWCIVGKKQTCPYCKEKVDLKRMFSNPWERPHVMYGQLLDWLRYLVAWQPVIIGLVQGINYILGLE from the exons atGGCGGCGGTGCTGGAGGTGGAGGTCGGCGGGCCCGGCGAGCGCGacggggaggag GTCGACCTCTCGCACTTGTCCCCCGAGGAGAGATGGAG GGTGGAACACGCCCGGATGCACGCCAAGCACCGCGGCCACGAGGCCATGCACGCCGAGATGGTCCTCATCCTCATCGCCACGCTGGTGGTGgcgcagctgctgctggtgcagtgGAAGCAGAGGCACCCCCGCTCCTACAAC ATGGTGACCCTGTTCCAGATGTGGGTGGTGCCCCTGTACTTCACGGTGAAGCTGTACTGGTGGCGCTTCTTGGTCATCTGGGTGCTCTTCTCAGCCGTCACAGCTTTTGTCACCTTCAGGGCAACCCGAAAACCTCTGGTACAGACGACGCCCAG GCTGGTTTATAAATGGTTTCTGCTAATATACAAGATCAGCTACGCCACTGGAATCGTCGGGTACATGGCTGTGATGTTCACGCTCTTTGGTCTTAATTTATTGTTCAG AATCAAACCAGAAGATGCAATGGACTTCGGCATCTCTCTCCTCTTCTACGGTCTGTACTACGGGGTCCTGGAGCGGGACTTTGCCGAGATGTGTGCAGATTACATGGCCTCGACGATCGGG tTCTACAGCGCCTCGGGGATGCCCACCAAGCACCTCTCCGACAGCGTCTGCGCCGTCTGCGGCCAGCAGATCTTCGTGGACGTCAACGAGGAGGGGATCATCGAGAACACGTACCGCCTCTCCTGCAACCACGT CTTTCACGAGTTCTGCATCCGCGGCTGGTGCATCGTCGGGAAGAAGCAGACGTGTCCCTACTGCAAAGAGAAGGTGGATCTCAAGAGGATGTTCAGTAACCC CTGGGAGAGGCCGCACGTGATGTACGGGCAGCTGCTGGACTGGCTGCGCTACCTGGTGGCCTGGCAGCCCGTCATCATCGGACTGGTCCAGGGCATCAACTACATCCTGGGCCTGGAGTAA
- the RNF121 gene encoding E3 ubiquitin ligase RNF121 isoform X3, with product MAAVLEVEVDLSHLSPEERWRVEHARMHAKHRGHEAMHAEMVLILIATLVVAQLLLVQWKQRHPRSYNMVTLFQMWVVPLYFTVKLYWWRFLVIWVLFSAVTAFVTFRATRKPLVQTTPRLVYKWFLLIYKISYATGIVGYMAVMFTLFGLNLLFRIKPEDAMDFGISLLFYGLYYGVLERDFAEMCADYMASTIGFYSASGMPTKHLSDSVCAVCGQQIFVDVNEEGIIENTYRLSCNHVFHEFCIRGWCIVGKKQTCPYCKEKVDLKRMFSNPWERPHVMYGQLLDWLRYLVAWQPVIIGLVQGINYILGLE from the exons atGGCGGCGGTGCTGGAGGTGGAG GTCGACCTCTCGCACTTGTCCCCCGAGGAGAGATGGAG GGTGGAACACGCCCGGATGCACGCCAAGCACCGCGGCCACGAGGCCATGCACGCCGAGATGGTCCTCATCCTCATCGCCACGCTGGTGGTGgcgcagctgctgctggtgcagtgGAAGCAGAGGCACCCCCGCTCCTACAAC ATGGTGACCCTGTTCCAGATGTGGGTGGTGCCCCTGTACTTCACGGTGAAGCTGTACTGGTGGCGCTTCTTGGTCATCTGGGTGCTCTTCTCAGCCGTCACAGCTTTTGTCACCTTCAGGGCAACCCGAAAACCTCTGGTACAGACGACGCCCAG GCTGGTTTATAAATGGTTTCTGCTAATATACAAGATCAGCTACGCCACTGGAATCGTCGGGTACATGGCTGTGATGTTCACGCTCTTTGGTCTTAATTTATTGTTCAG AATCAAACCAGAAGATGCAATGGACTTCGGCATCTCTCTCCTCTTCTACGGTCTGTACTACGGGGTCCTGGAGCGGGACTTTGCCGAGATGTGTGCAGATTACATGGCCTCGACGATCGGG tTCTACAGCGCCTCGGGGATGCCCACCAAGCACCTCTCCGACAGCGTCTGCGCCGTCTGCGGCCAGCAGATCTTCGTGGACGTCAACGAGGAGGGGATCATCGAGAACACGTACCGCCTCTCCTGCAACCACGT CTTTCACGAGTTCTGCATCCGCGGCTGGTGCATCGTCGGGAAGAAGCAGACGTGTCCCTACTGCAAAGAGAAGGTGGATCTCAAGAGGATGTTCAGTAACCC CTGGGAGAGGCCGCACGTGATGTACGGGCAGCTGCTGGACTGGCTGCGCTACCTGGTGGCCTGGCAGCCCGTCATCATCGGACTGGTCCAGGGCATCAACTACATCCTGGGCCTGGAGTAA
- the RNF121 gene encoding E3 ubiquitin ligase RNF121 isoform X1, with product MLRLPPGCPHGSGLCSLSASRAGAEGLRGWGAGGGAPPQALPCSWWLGGGSRQGAAPTRVSEPCRAPGAPSCSPPGHGEQAADKEAADKEAADKEARRGLLPFLCSLPQSPRPQVDLSHLSPEERWRVEHARMHAKHRGHEAMHAEMVLILIATLVVAQLLLVQWKQRHPRSYNMVTLFQMWVVPLYFTVKLYWWRFLVIWVLFSAVTAFVTFRATRKPLVQTTPRLVYKWFLLIYKISYATGIVGYMAVMFTLFGLNLLFRIKPEDAMDFGISLLFYGLYYGVLERDFAEMCADYMASTIGFYSASGMPTKHLSDSVCAVCGQQIFVDVNEEGIIENTYRLSCNHVFHEFCIRGWCIVGKKQTCPYCKEKVDLKRMFSNPWERPHVMYGQLLDWLRYLVAWQPVIIGLVQGINYILGLE from the exons atgcTGAGGCTCCCCCCTGGCTGTCCCCATggctctgggctctgctcactcagtgccagcagggcaggggctgaagggctgagggggtggggggctggagggggggctCCCCCTCAGGCTTTGccctgcagctggtggctggggggtggcagcaggcagggagcggcTCCCACCCGCGTGTCCGAGCCCTGCAGAGCACCAGGAGCCCCCTCGTGCTCCCCACCCGGCCACGGAGAGCAGGCAGCTGATAAGGAGGCAGCTGATAAGGAGGCAGCTGATAAGGAGGCACGCCGAGGGCTGCTCCCgttcctctgctccctcccacaAAGTCCACGTCCTCag GTCGACCTCTCGCACTTGTCCCCCGAGGAGAGATGGAG GGTGGAACACGCCCGGATGCACGCCAAGCACCGCGGCCACGAGGCCATGCACGCCGAGATGGTCCTCATCCTCATCGCCACGCTGGTGGTGgcgcagctgctgctggtgcagtgGAAGCAGAGGCACCCCCGCTCCTACAAC ATGGTGACCCTGTTCCAGATGTGGGTGGTGCCCCTGTACTTCACGGTGAAGCTGTACTGGTGGCGCTTCTTGGTCATCTGGGTGCTCTTCTCAGCCGTCACAGCTTTTGTCACCTTCAGGGCAACCCGAAAACCTCTGGTACAGACGACGCCCAG GCTGGTTTATAAATGGTTTCTGCTAATATACAAGATCAGCTACGCCACTGGAATCGTCGGGTACATGGCTGTGATGTTCACGCTCTTTGGTCTTAATTTATTGTTCAG AATCAAACCAGAAGATGCAATGGACTTCGGCATCTCTCTCCTCTTCTACGGTCTGTACTACGGGGTCCTGGAGCGGGACTTTGCCGAGATGTGTGCAGATTACATGGCCTCGACGATCGGG tTCTACAGCGCCTCGGGGATGCCCACCAAGCACCTCTCCGACAGCGTCTGCGCCGTCTGCGGCCAGCAGATCTTCGTGGACGTCAACGAGGAGGGGATCATCGAGAACACGTACCGCCTCTCCTGCAACCACGT CTTTCACGAGTTCTGCATCCGCGGCTGGTGCATCGTCGGGAAGAAGCAGACGTGTCCCTACTGCAAAGAGAAGGTGGATCTCAAGAGGATGTTCAGTAACCC CTGGGAGAGGCCGCACGTGATGTACGGGCAGCTGCTGGACTGGCTGCGCTACCTGGTGGCCTGGCAGCCCGTCATCATCGGACTGGTCCAGGGCATCAACTACATCCTGGGCCTGGAGTAA